In Candidatus Eisenbacteria bacterium, the sequence CCACTCTCTGCCGCGCGATTTGCGCCCTGCGGATCCTTCGAATCAGCTCCTCGGTCTTGCCGCTGAACATGGGGCCGCAGATCACTTCGATCCATCCGGTGCCCTGCGGGAGATCGTGGCTCAAGACCCACCCTCCTCGACGGGCCAGCGCTCGGCCAGCACCGACGCGATCTTGGTTTTCAAGAGATCGATCGCGACCCTGTTGTGCCCCCCTTCCGGGATGATCACGTCCGCGTAGCGCTTGGACGGCTCGATGAAGGTCAGATGCATCGGGCGGACGTAGCGCTCGTACTGATCCAGCACCGACTCCAGCGTCCGTCCCCGTTCGGTCACGTCGCGCCGTATGCGGCGCATCAGCCGCACGTCGCTGTCGGCGTCGACATAGACCTTGATGTCCATCATCGATCGCAGATCCTCGTCGTCGAGGATCAGGATCCCTTCCAGGACGTAGATCGGGTGAGGCCCCACGCGCGTCGCATCGGAGAGCCGGATGTGGCGCGTGAAGTCGTAGTTCGGCTGATCCACGGCCTCCCCGATGAGGAGCCGGCGGATGTGGTCGCGCAGAAGCTCGGTATCGAAGGCGTCGGGATGGTCGAAGTTGGTCCCGATCCTGTCCTCCCAGGAGAGATGCGAGAGGTCTTTGTAGTAGTGGTCCTGCCGGATGACCGCGACCTGGCGCCCGCCCAGGGCCTCGAAGATCCGCACGGCGACCAACGACTTCCCCGACGCCGTGCCGCCGGCGATTCCGATCAGCGTGCGCCGCGGCGGCGCCTGCGTCGTCATCCCTCCCCCCTCGCCCACGCGGTCAGATCGGCGACGATCCTCTCGAGCGACCCGTCCCCCT encodes:
- a CDS encoding uridine kinase; the protein is MTTQAPPRRTLIGIAGGTASGKSLVAVRIFEALGGRQVAVIRQDHYYKDLSHLSWEDRIGTNFDHPDAFDTELLRDHIRRLLIGEAVDQPNYDFTRHIRLSDATRVGPHPIYVLEGILILDDEDLRSMMDIKVYVDADSDVRLMRRIRRDVTERGRTLESVLDQYERYVRPMHLTFIEPSKRYADVIIPEGGHNRVAIDLLKTKIASVLAERWPVEEGGS